DNA from Ammospiza caudacuta isolate bAmmCau1 chromosome 6, bAmmCau1.pri, whole genome shotgun sequence:
GGCTGGAAAAATTCAGAGGTTTTCTCTAGAAGGAGAAGGCTCTGTGACATCTGTCatgctgcatttctgtgctTATTGCCTCCAAAGCTTTCAGTAACATGCATGTAATCTTTCCTACCATCTTGCTGTCATTATGAACTGTTTCCAGCCACTCTGGACTGGGGCAGGAGCCTTCATCGTGAACTTGTGTTCTTTTTCAGAGCCATCTTTCCTCGTCTCCTTGTCCCAGCTGCCTTGTGGTGCTGCCAgtgcctgcctgcctggcaaGTCAGAGCATGTCTGGACCCTGTGGATGAGATGCAGAagatggcagagctgctggggctcagggatgAGTGCGGGGAGGGGACTTTGGGGGCTCCTGCCCCGGCTGGCTCCTGCCTTGCTGACAACAGACTGAACCTGGATGTTTATCCTGACGGCTGCCGCCGTTTCCTCCAGCTGTTTGAGGAGCAACAGGGAGAGCTGGTCCAGGTTGAGTTCCTCCGGCTCAGCAGCAACGATTGCCTCCttgacactgccctgggcagccttccTCATCTGAAGCACCTGAAATCCCTGGTGCTTAAAGGTAAATTCTGGGGCCCATCACCATCCAGCTTTTCTAGGCTCAGATTTTTTGTTAATAATTTTCTCCATATTTGCAGGACAAACTGCCCTTGGAAGTGTTTTGTTCCAGTGCCCCTTACCTCAGCTTTGGCTCAACCTTGCTCAGACCTGAATGCAGATTTCAACAAGATGCAGCTTCTGGGCTCTTACTTCCTCCCTTTGTTTTTACAGCTGCCTGGGGACTGGGTTTTTGGAGTCTTGTTGGGTTGatgctgcagcattttctgtAGCCATTCTCTAGAAGAGCATTTCTGGAGTTATGCAAGAAGAAGGGGATTGAAAGGTGTTGAATCTTTTGGTGAATGTTCAGCCCCTATTTCACTTTTGAGAGTATAATAAGCTGTATTTGTTGTGTTTCTGTCTGAATCAATCCATGCTTTATCCTTGCTTACTGTCAGTGACTGTAGGTTTAGCAAAGTTCAAGACAGACCCGAAGAGGCTGTTCAACATTTTATCTAAAGTAGGACACAGGTTGTTCTGGTAGTTTGGCAAAGTGTAATAACTGTTAGAACTATAAATATTGGGTCATTATTTGACTGTCTCATCTATTTACTGTGGTAGGATATCAATACAATTTGTATAATTTCTGTATCAGACTGAATAATTTGCTCTTTGGGaggtagaattttaaaaataattaagaacaaaaagggggagtttgggggtaGAATTCAGGATTCCAGCTGAAAACTGAGAAGTCTGAGGTTTGTTTCTATATCTGTCACAAATTTCTCATGTGAATAATTTGATTTGTCTTTCCCTCCCTTTAGTAAGATGGCAATAACAGCAGTACCTTTTATCAGTCTTGTTCTCTGAGATGTACACACACCCTGAGAATCCTGAAGTGCAATAAAGCAGTTCAGTAAAATCTTATGTACAAAGTCCAATGTGCCTGTTGGTTGTTCTCATTTTGTACCATtgtgcagcaaaaaaaaatatttggtgCCCTCTGCTGTATATGGATataaatagaaaacagtagAGAAGGAGTATGAAACAATGATTAAGTGGAAAAGTTTGGAAGTTTCCTTTTGTTTGCTCAAGTCATTTTCCAGGGGTGCAGCCCTTCTCTAATTTGAGTGTCACAAGCTGGGATATGGAACTTTCATTCTTCCCTCTCTGTGCTGTCTGCCACACAAAATAGTGAATTATCTACTTTCCCTCCCACATTTTCACTGCTCTTTCCTCAGGTGTGCCCTCTAGTCTTGCAAGGGCACATTTCAGTCCTCAGGGCTGTTTGCTTCTCAGCAGCATGGATAAATCCTTGAGGGCAAGGACTATTTCCTTGATCCATAAAGTGTTGTTGGCCACCAGTAGTGAGGAAGAAGTGGGGAAGGAGAGTGGGATCTTGGAGGTGTATGGGCCACCCTGCTGAAGTGTGGTACGTGTGTGGGGTGGCCTGGCTCGTTCTGAGCTTTGACTCTAGATGTGTTTAGCAGAGCTATGCTGGTTCACTGTGGCATCTCCTGATTTCATAACAGCTCTTCATTTCTTACACCCCTTTCACTGatcaggaaactgaggcatggagCAGAAAACTCACTTCTCTGAATACTTTTTGATTAGTGCTGCTCATTGTTATCAGTAACTCCCAATCTTGTGGATCTCTGTGCTGAGTCTCACATGAGGTTCTCCTGGTAGCATAGTGACCTCTTCTTCCACTTCCCTCCACCCAGGTGGCCATGCTAGGGATGAGTTTGGTTCCTATCAGCATGGCTCCCTGACAAGCTTGCCACCAGACTTTGGGAACCTCAGGTGTCTCTCCCACCTGGATCTCAGCTTCAATAGACTCTCCACCTTGCCAAGCTGCATTCTCCACCTCCCCAGCCTCCGTGTGCTCATGGTCAGCCACAACAGCCTGGTGACACTTCCTGAGGACTTTGGCTCTCTGAGCAAACTGACTTTCTTCTCTGCAATGAAAAATCAGCTGAAGGACTTACCTCAGAGCATTGGAGAGCTGTCAATGCTGCAGGATCTGAATCTCTCAGAAAATGCTTTGGAATTGCTCCCTGAAGAAGTTGGGAATCTGCACAACTGCACAGAGCTGGATCTCTCTGGGAATCGCTTATTGAGCATCCCAGACTCCCTAGGTATGTATTTtactggggaagagaaggacaTGGGCTTGCCAAGCTTTTGGTACAACCTCTGACACCCTTGGTCTCTATCTCCAGAGTTGTTAGCATAAATCATTTTATATTGGAGCCAAATGGAAAGGGTATCCAGAAGGATCGTGCTTGGTTCAGTCAGTGCCTTTGAGCATTAACAACTCTCTGGACCACCCTTTCTGTGAATCAGCGACACTGCTGAGATTTCAATACAATTTACAATAACTGAAGATCTGCCCTGGCTGGTTTTGGGTGGCAGAAGAGCTGAGGTTTGATGGGGTGAGAATCTGGGCTTGAAATCACACTGTCCAGTGTGGACCAGTCCACAGAACTGGGCTGTGACTTTGGCTGCCCAGCTTCCTGGGTCCTCTATTACATTGTGACCAAGGTTGTTTTTGATGCTGTTACAGAGCTGTCTTACTTGTAGCTGGAAAGAGAGGACAGAGGAGGCTGTGTTGCCTCTCGGCTAATTCCTTGCACTCCTTTATTTTGTGAGCTAAAGGGATGTTAAGCTTTTGTGCTTTTCCCTCATTATGTGTGTGTTTACATGGgctgaggagagagggagggttTGAGCTGATATGGAGTTCAATTAACAGCACGGATGGGGGGTCACTTCTTGTTCCAACCTGCAGCCAATTTGAAGTCTCTGCGTCGGCTGCATCTGCACAGCAATCTCCTGGTGACAGTCCCTGCCTCTCTTGCCAGCCTGCCCAACTTGTCTAGACTTGATCTGCAGAACAACTGCCTGCGTGCCATCCCTGCTGAGATCCAGGCCTTGCCGTTCGTGCACGTCCGCGGCAATCCCTTGGGAGAAACGGAACCGTCCCCGCAGGCTGGTAATTGCAGggcttctgctgctgtgtgttcTGCCCAGCTGTTCCCTCACTCAGCCCAGCATGGTGTAAATGGGTTTGGATTAGAGAAGACAAGCAGGGGGGAATCAGATCAGCATTTCTTTCTCTGGAATAATTATTAAGTTGTAAGGATACAGACAGTATTAGTTATGTTTTTATGAGGCCTATCCCGGTCTGAAGGGCTCAGTGGCCCCTGGAATTGGGCTTCTTGGTAGGGTTTTACAGTGGAAGTGAAAATGGGACTCACAGGAAACAGATCAGGAGAGGTCCCTAAACGGGTCCAGCCTTTTTAGCAGAGGTAAGCACCAGTTCCTGGACTTGCTGCATGGCCCTAAGGCTGTGGTGGCTCATGCTAGAACCTCAGAGAACAGCAAGGGGTCATTCTGCTGTGCAGTTACCTCCTGCTTTCCTGAGGttcacaggctgcagaggagcagctcttagTCTTAGAGGAAGGTGATGAAATGAGCAGGAATCTGAGCAGGGTTTCCCAGTGGTGCTCATGTTCACAAGAGCAAGCACTGATtcctgaggtgtccccaggcaATCAAACATGGCCCcgagagctgcagagggaaactgaaatattttcaaattccCTCTGCTTCTGAGTTTCCCTGGGGGAGAGCTAGCATTTTCAGTATGTCCTGGGACCTCGAGGCCACATGCCATCCTCTTGCTGCAGTTTGTTCTGGGGCCCACTGCAGTGTGACCAGGATTCCATTAATGACTTCTGTCAGATTAGGGTTAAGCCAAAACTGTTCAGCCTTTCTTTGTCTACCTTGGTTTAAGTAacctctgtctccttttcctaTCTAAATCTTCTTATTGCCACAGATACATCCAGTACCAGAAGGCTGAAAAGACTCTTCCTTGCATCAGGAGAGGGCAGGTAAGCCTCTATTATTAAGAACTTACATTACAGACAAGGTGCATGGTGGGTATTGCAGGAATGAATAGCATTCCTCAGTAGGCCAGTAAAACACAAGTATGAGATTATTCTCTCAATTTTTGGAGGGCTGAAGTCATTGCACAATGTCATTAATTCATGCATGTCTTCTGGAAGCTTTACTGTCACCTCTGAAGGCTGCAGAGTGGTCCTGGCCTGTGGCATCCATTTCTACTTTCCTCCGggggctgcctctgctcctctgcGGATCCACTTCCGATCCCTCACGCCGGATCCGCAGTGGGTGAAGCTGAGACACCACGATGTCCTGCTGAGTAGagtcctggagctgcagcctcatGGCATCCAATTCCAGCAGGTGAGGATACCCCCAGGTCACCTCCTGATGAATCTGCCTTTGCAGTAGCTCAGTAGAGTTTTCTGAGAGCGCCTTTTGGGACCTGTGAGACAGTTACCCCCATCCACAGTGCTTTTCATAGCTGCAGGACCCCCTCTGAAAgaagccctgctgcagagagaaaggagacagcCAGCTTCTGTGATACTGTGCTGGTCTGGCACCTTTGCCTTGCCCACTGCTCCTGATTGAGCTGAGCTATAACCTTTCTCACTCACAACACTCCTGCTCTACCAGAGGATAAGTCCAGCATCTGGCCTTAGCCTGGAAGGAGAATGGTTTGCATCCTTCTCTAAGAGTCTGACTGTGTGGTTTGCATTCAAGCTGGGGAGTAGTCACACCACCTGCCAGCCCCATCATGGCTGACAGCAGCTCACTGCAAAGGTTGCTTTGACCTTTTTGCTCAGAATCTGCTGAACCTTTCCTACCATCAAAGTTTATAGCAGACTTGACATTTCCTGTCACCTCCCGGGAGatcacagggcagagcaggttCTTTGATTCCCTGCACACAGGCCATGCTCTGCCCTCTCTCATCTGCATAGGaagccacagagcagagctggcctTGGTTTTATCCTTTCAGCTGGTGTCTCTCACAGGAATGCTTTTTTGCCAGGAGGTGCAGATCTGGATGCCATTTATCTCACCTCAAACCCCTCACCAGCATGAGGTGGTGGTTCGGACCTTCAGTGGGCAGAGCTGGAATGATCTGAAAACGAGAgtgaagcagaagagaaaatcaAAGGTGAGCAGATTGAAATTACCAGTGACACACTTCATTCCTGTTCCCCTCTTTGGTTGTGCCCAGCCAAGAGTGAACCTATTTGAAACATCTCATGAGCTGTGTTTTGACCAGCTGCAATAAAATTTAGTGGATTTCAGCTCCAGGTTTCCTCTCTCATGGAGAGAGTTGATGAGCTGCATCCTGCCATGTTTCATCCCTGATTTAGTACTTTCTTCTGCTTGGCTGGTGCTCATTTTCCTGCCTTTATTGTATTAAGTTATATACCTAtatgttttcttctttgccCTCTGTCACAGAAGTGTGTGGCCCACTGTTGTGTCCTTCACTTCTCTTGGTTCCTTGTTGTGTCTCGACTTGTCCAAAATGAATGCAAAGTGCCAGCAGAGGGGACATTGCTCTTTTCCAGTGTGGATCCAAACATCAAAGTGGTCTTTCCTCCTGGAGTCACCCAAGAGCCTCGTAGTGTCAAGCTGCAGGTATGCATGCTTTTTGGTGAGCTCTGGTGCAGCT
Protein-coding regions in this window:
- the PIDD1 gene encoding p53-induced death domain-containing protein 1, with the translated sequence MQKMAELLGLRDECGEGTLGAPAPAGSCLADNRLNLDVYPDGCRRFLQLFEEQQGELVQVEFLRLSSNDCLLDTALGSLPHLKHLKSLVLKGGHARDEFGSYQHGSLTSLPPDFGNLRCLSHLDLSFNRLSTLPSCILHLPSLRVLMVSHNSLVTLPEDFGSLSKLTFFSAMKNQLKDLPQSIGELSMLQDLNLSENALELLPEEVGNLHNCTELDLSGNRLLSIPDSLANLKSLRRLHLHSNLLVTVPASLASLPNLSRLDLQNNCLRAIPAEIQALPFVHVRGNPLGETEPSPQADTSSTRRLKRLFLASGEGSFTVTSEGCRVVLACGIHFYFPPGAASAPLRIHFRSLTPDPQWVKLRHHDVLLSRVLELQPHGIQFQQEVQIWMPFISPQTPHQHEVVVRTFSGQSWNDLKTRVKQKRKSKKCVAHCCVLHFSWFLVVSRLVQNECKVPAEGTLLFSSVDPNIKVVFPPGVTQEPRSVKLQVLPVSAEEIEEITAHAECRASPLLYLSQDSPVDFLKPVRIQLPLPPGITGLNLDRSRLHILHGDLEGQTWNDITSEVVLEFTHLYAVFEVTHFSWYWLWYTTKTYIGGIAKKVYERLRLYQVNFIALQRKRDPEQVLLQCVPKHKVDPVLKKLQDRYRGPEPSDMVEMFEGEQFFAAFERGINIDMDRPDCVDGRLSFIFYSHLKNMKEIYVTSPVDRKDQAVKGQVSFYRGAVPDSIPEDASRRRKGPDSLWLATLPIKLPQLKPRWDENPSPLYGFSFPPLNLGNAETGYLTQANLLSIARRVGADWQSIGLNLGLTYQQIERIGYNNREDLNKQILDMLFSWAQQNSEDPDCVSKLIRALKESGRQDIADEVEAIVELGRQKYSESIRRLGLEQESSTEDSAIAVIST